The genome window tttttttttttttttttataatttaataaataaataaatatatatatatatatatacatatttgttcatataaaaatgtttgaCTAGCTATTTTTGGCTAGCCACATTTgatgttataatttttttttttttttttttttttttttttttttttttttgaatttacatttttaaagAAACTTTATCCATTAACAGAATTGGTCTCAATACATTGTTTTTGTTCATATCACAAATTTGTCCATTACAAATAATTTCGtctataataaaatgtgttTTATCAATATTGAACATGATATCTAATTCACAaacattttcataatatttatccaGGATTTCTATGATGTTATGTATCATTTCGAGAATAGCAAATTCGTTAACGTCTTGGTCTGATACACCAACGATGAGGTATAAGCTTGCATACCTACGAAAAAAAAGAggcaatataaaaattaaaaaaaatgacataaaaaatatatatatatatatatatatatatatatatatatatgtatttatatatatatgtatttatatatttacatatttatgttatatatatgtatgtttgttttttattaccttctataaataattttatattcccTATATTGTAAGAAAGAACATTGATAATCCACTCTTGATAAACATTTTCTTATAAGTTCTCCTTCTAATATAGTTTTCTCTTCAATActtaaatgattataatattgGCTTAATCTAGTTTGACCTTGTTTATTGACCATTAACAAAAATTCtatcattttaaaaaaaatttattctttttattattctgtCGTTAATTTATTCATTCGTTCTTAACCATTCATaccatttaataaaaaatatataaatatatataatataaatgattaaatattaaaaaaaaagaaaaa of Plasmodium sp. gorilla clade G2 genome assembly, chromosome: 4 contains these proteins:
- a CDS encoding AP-4 complex subunit sigma, putative — translated: MIEFLLMVNKQGQTRLSQYYNHLSIEEKTILEGELIRKCLSRVDYQCSFLQYREYKIIYRRYASLYLIVGVSDQDVNEFAILEMIHNIIEILDKYYENVCELDIMFNIDKTHFIIDEIICNGQICDMNKNNVLRPILLMDKVSLKM